In a single window of the Acinetobacter sp. CS-2 genome:
- the mazG gene encoding nucleoside triphosphate pyrophosphohydrolase, which produces MDKLLAVMRELREKCPWDQQQTPQSLTRYTIEEAYEVEAAVRAGNANEVRDELGDLLLQVVFQSQMYSEQGAFDFNDVVNAITEKLIRRHPHVFQAEQYSQLSAEDVSVLWKQIKQQEKQGKVQSRLDEIKHGPAIQQAHDIQKNAAQIGFDFPDVAGAYGKLNEELGELQHAIQKQNSDEIFDEFGDCLFSLINVGRKLGLSSEMALLSTIHKFRTRFAFIEDQAQQQHKNIEALSLEEMDQLWEQAKQQLK; this is translated from the coding sequence ATGGATAAATTATTGGCAGTCATGCGTGAGCTACGTGAAAAATGTCCATGGGATCAGCAGCAAACACCGCAAAGCCTCACCCGATATACCATAGAAGAGGCGTATGAAGTCGAAGCGGCAGTCAGAGCAGGGAACGCAAATGAAGTGCGCGATGAACTGGGCGACTTGCTGTTACAAGTAGTATTTCAGTCACAGATGTACAGTGAACAAGGCGCTTTTGATTTCAATGATGTCGTCAATGCCATTACCGAAAAATTGATCCGCCGTCATCCTCATGTCTTTCAGGCAGAACAATATTCACAATTGAGTGCAGAAGATGTATCCGTACTGTGGAAGCAAATTAAACAGCAGGAAAAGCAGGGTAAGGTACAATCACGTTTAGATGAAATCAAACATGGACCTGCCATTCAGCAAGCACATGACATTCAAAAAAATGCTGCCCAAATAGGCTTTGATTTTCCTGATGTGGCAGGTGCATACGGTAAACTGAATGAAGAACTGGGTGAATTGCAACACGCTATACAAAAGCAAAATTCCGACGAAATATTCGACGAATTTGGCGATTGTTTATTTTCACTGATCAATGTTGGACGTAAACTAGGGCTTTCTAGTGAAATGGCACTGTTAAGTACCATTCATAAATTTAGAACACGTTTTGCTTTCATTGAAGATCAGGCTCAGCAACAACATAAAAATATTGAAGCCCTATCATTAGAAGAAATGGATCAACTGTGGGAGCAAGCGAAACAACAATTAAAATAA
- a CDS encoding ComEA family DNA-binding protein, translating into MKKIIPILKGIFYIFSLLSLLSVSSSYAQQFDQQYLKWKVEQEAQDARLKIPRVSTRNYYLARPALNSATSVTNKINLNQANAEQLQELSGVGQKKAEAIISYRQKNGKFKNIEELQQVKGIGPALFSKNKDRLGL; encoded by the coding sequence ATGAAAAAAATAATACCTATCCTGAAGGGGATTTTTTATATTTTTAGTTTGCTGTCTTTGTTGAGTGTATCCAGTAGTTATGCTCAACAGTTTGACCAGCAGTATTTAAAATGGAAGGTTGAACAGGAGGCCCAGGATGCACGGTTAAAAATACCGCGCGTCTCAACACGGAATTATTATTTGGCTAGGCCTGCGTTAAACTCCGCGACTTCAGTGACCAACAAGATCAACCTGAATCAGGCCAATGCGGAACAGCTACAAGAACTTTCAGGGGTAGGACAGAAGAAAGCTGAAGCCATTATTTCCTATCGACAAAAAAATGGAAAATTTAAAAATATTGAAGAATTGCAACAGGTCAAGGGGATTGGACCTGCGCTATTTAGCAAGAATAAAGACCGTTTAGGCTTGTAG
- the pcnB gene encoding polynucleotide adenylyltransferase PcnB, with protein MQTLRASKCGLSTAQLPSYILDVIDALTKAGYEAYIVGGGVRDLILGLNPKDFDAVTNATPAQVKEVFGRRCRIIGRRFELAHVYAGRELVEVATFRAPPKKAVTSASGMILRDNNWGTIEQDFVRRDFSINAMYYQPRKGIVLDFCHAIDDIKNKTLRLLGDPTLRFEEDPVRMLRTLRFAAKLNFSIAPEILEIFTPELTQLLRDISPHRLYDESQKLFTMGHLNRVLPMLIDFGIWHQLFADISPDISTFIERAAINTDQRIQMGKTINPAFFYAVLLWKPFLERCEFYLSKGVVPAEARAQAGLDVLKRQAIRTIIPRFAETFIREVWEMQTRLLNPKPQQIQSLSTHARFRAGFDFLLLREKSGDDTTQGMGVWWDAYQQMSTDEKERAISQYNRQRAKSRRKATTDDVVETKPVAAITEIEPLVNEPEPRSRRERKSRTKSERPVQSTSSNGSEIGYDHPILKRKRVKRDLSQVIFGPTQ; from the coding sequence TTGCAAACTTTGCGCGCGTCAAAATGTGGTTTATCAACCGCTCAATTACCTTCTTACATATTAGATGTTATTGATGCCTTAACCAAGGCAGGCTATGAAGCTTATATCGTCGGTGGCGGCGTCCGTGACTTAATTTTAGGGCTGAATCCTAAAGATTTCGATGCGGTCACCAACGCAACTCCGGCTCAGGTCAAAGAAGTATTCGGACGACGTTGCCGTATTATCGGACGACGTTTTGAGCTTGCTCATGTCTATGCCGGTCGAGAACTGGTCGAGGTGGCCACTTTCCGTGCCCCGCCTAAAAAAGCAGTCACTTCTGCCTCAGGCATGATTCTGCGCGACAATAACTGGGGCACAATTGAACAGGATTTTGTGCGTCGTGATTTTTCCATTAATGCGATGTATTACCAGCCGCGTAAAGGGATTGTGCTGGATTTCTGTCATGCCATTGATGATATAAAAAATAAAACCTTGCGCTTGTTGGGTGACCCGACCTTACGGTTCGAAGAAGATCCGGTACGGATGCTGCGTACTTTACGTTTTGCTGCAAAATTAAATTTTAGTATTGCACCTGAAATTCTAGAGATTTTTACCCCCGAGCTGACTCAGCTGTTGCGTGATATCTCTCCACACCGCTTATATGATGAATCACAGAAGCTGTTCACCATGGGACATTTGAACCGGGTGCTGCCAATGCTGATTGATTTCGGTATTTGGCATCAGCTGTTTGCGGACATCAGCCCGGATATCTCCACCTTTATCGAACGCGCTGCGATCAATACCGATCAGCGCATTCAAATGGGCAAGACCATCAATCCTGCATTCTTCTACGCGGTATTGTTATGGAAACCTTTTTTAGAGCGTTGTGAATTTTATTTAAGTAAAGGCGTTGTTCCGGCAGAGGCAAGAGCACAAGCCGGTTTGGATGTGTTAAAACGTCAGGCTATCCGGACCATCATTCCACGTTTTGCAGAAACTTTTATTCGTGAAGTCTGGGAAATGCAAACGCGTTTGCTCAATCCGAAGCCGCAGCAAATTCAGTCTTTATCGACTCATGCGCGTTTCCGTGCCGGATTTGACTTTCTGTTACTGCGCGAGAAATCGGGTGACGATACCACTCAAGGCATGGGTGTATGGTGGGATGCGTATCAACAGATGTCTACGGATGAAAAAGAACGTGCCATCAGTCAATATAACCGCCAGCGTGCAAAAAGCCGCCGTAAGGCAACTACAGACGATGTGGTGGAAACCAAACCGGTTGCTGCAATTACTGAAATTGAACCTTTGGTGAACGAGCCGGAACCGCGTAGTCGCCGTGAACGCAAGAGCCGGACAAAATCTGAAAGACCCGTTCAGTCCACTTCATCAAATGGCTCGGAAATTGGCTATGACCATCCAATTTTAAAACGCAAACGGGTCAAACGTGACTTAAGCCAGGTTATTTTTGGACCGACACAATGA
- the folK gene encoding 2-amino-4-hydroxy-6-hydroxymethyldihydropteridine diphosphokinase, with product MSTVTYIGLGSNLGDSRQILAEAVQKLATLGAVKTSRLYQSPPMGPQDQPNYLNAAVQLVTDLEPLALLDELQRFEQESGRVRLRRWGERTLDLDLLMYGAEQIHHERLTVPHIGVMERDFVLMPLLDLEANLRLKGQLLKDLPILQHPSLTVLDEGNWANI from the coding sequence ATGAGCACAGTAACCTACATCGGCCTAGGCAGTAATCTGGGTGATTCACGGCAAATTTTAGCAGAGGCAGTACAGAAGCTGGCGACGCTGGGAGCCGTGAAAACATCCAGATTGTATCAAAGCCCTCCAATGGGGCCACAAGACCAGCCCAATTATTTAAATGCGGCTGTACAGCTGGTTACAGATCTGGAACCCCTTGCATTGCTGGATGAATTGCAGCGTTTTGAGCAAGAATCCGGTCGAGTGCGACTGCGCCGTTGGGGTGAACGGACTTTGGACCTGGATCTCCTCATGTATGGCGCAGAACAGATTCATCATGAGCGTTTAACCGTGCCACATATTGGTGTTATGGAACGTGATTTCGTGCTGATGCCATTGCTTGATTTAGAGGCAAATTTACGACTCAAAGGACAATTATTAAAAGATTTACCGATATTGCAACATCCATCGCTTACCGTATTGGATGAGGGAAATTGGGCAAATATTTAA
- the panB gene encoding 3-methyl-2-oxobutanoate hydroxymethyltransferase, with translation MISLSDLKKFKAQGRKFSCLTCYDASMAKAMEVAEIDTILVGDSLGMTIQGCDSTLPVTVQDMAYHTAAVRRGNQHAFILTDLPFMSYATLNEALSSSKTVMQAGAHMVKIEGGAWLAETVQVLTRNGIPVCVHLGLTPQSVHVFGGYKVQARTREAADQLIADCKAVVEAGAAVLLLECVPAQVGKEISELFPHTPVIGIGAGADTDGQVLVVQDMLGLTGGHVAKFVRNFMKEQAGETAILDAFKAYHAAVQDQSFPAKEQTFQVEL, from the coding sequence ATGATTAGTCTAAGTGACTTAAAAAAATTTAAAGCGCAAGGCCGCAAATTCTCCTGCCTGACTTGCTATGATGCGAGCATGGCGAAAGCAATGGAAGTTGCTGAAATTGATACAATTTTAGTCGGTGATTCTTTAGGAATGACCATTCAGGGCTGTGATTCTACCCTGCCTGTGACGGTACAGGATATGGCTTATCACACCGCAGCTGTTCGCCGTGGTAACCAGCATGCCTTTATTCTGACTGATTTACCGTTTATGAGTTATGCCACCCTCAATGAGGCATTATCGAGTTCAAAAACAGTCATGCAAGCTGGTGCGCACATGGTGAAAATTGAAGGCGGTGCATGGCTGGCTGAAACCGTTCAGGTCTTGACCCGCAACGGTATTCCTGTATGTGTGCATTTGGGCCTAACTCCACAATCTGTGCATGTGTTTGGCGGCTATAAAGTTCAGGCGCGTACCCGTGAAGCTGCCGATCAGCTGATTGCCGATTGTAAGGCAGTGGTGGAAGCCGGTGCTGCGGTACTGCTACTGGAATGTGTTCCGGCGCAGGTGGGTAAGGAAATTAGTGAGTTGTTTCCACATACGCCTGTGATTGGCATTGGGGCGGGGGCAGATACGGATGGCCAAGTGCTGGTTGTACAGGACATGCTTGGACTGACCGGTGGTCATGTGGCCAAATTTGTCCGTAATTTTATGAAAGAACAGGCAGGGGAAACTGCAATTCTGGATGCTTTTAAGGCTTACCATGCAGCGGTACAAGATCAATCTTTTCCTGCTAAAGAACAAACTTTTCAAGTTGAGCTGTAA
- the panC gene encoding pantoate--beta-alanine ligase, which produces MKTETTIQGLSASLSPARSARKIIGFVPTMGNLHEGHLNLVREAKKICDVVVVSIFVNPIQFGPNEDFDSYPRTLEQDSHLLADVGCDIIFAPSVEQMYGNKPRLTNISVSEITNDLCGLQRPGHFDGVAVVVTKLFNIVQPNFAFFGQKDYQQLAVIRQFVRDLNIPLEVIGVPITRAKDGLALSSRNGYLSAEHRAIAPTIYQSLTAAEQELHSGVSLADVLENIKQKLTQAGFIVDYVEARTPELQKIEAFDQDVVLFVAAKLGTTRLIDNLQVKHTA; this is translated from the coding sequence ATGAAAACAGAAACTACCATTCAGGGATTAAGCGCTTCACTGAGTCCAGCTCGATCGGCACGAAAAATTATCGGTTTTGTTCCGACCATGGGGAATTTGCATGAAGGGCATTTAAACCTGGTGCGTGAAGCAAAAAAAATCTGTGATGTTGTTGTGGTCAGTATTTTTGTCAATCCGATTCAATTTGGGCCTAATGAAGACTTTGATAGCTATCCGCGTACTTTGGAGCAGGATAGTCATTTGTTGGCAGATGTCGGCTGTGACATTATTTTTGCCCCTAGCGTTGAGCAAATGTATGGCAACAAGCCGCGTTTAACCAACATTAGCGTGTCTGAGATTACCAATGACTTATGCGGGTTGCAGCGTCCGGGTCATTTTGATGGCGTGGCGGTAGTGGTTACTAAGCTGTTTAATATTGTGCAGCCAAATTTTGCCTTCTTCGGGCAAAAGGACTACCAGCAACTGGCGGTGATTCGTCAGTTTGTACGTGACCTGAATATTCCGCTAGAAGTGATTGGGGTGCCGATTACCCGTGCCAAAGATGGTTTGGCCCTTAGTTCGCGTAATGGTTATTTGAGTGCAGAACACCGTGCCATTGCTCCGACCATTTACCAGAGTTTAACCGCTGCCGAGCAGGAACTGCACAGTGGTGTCAGCCTTGCGGACGTGCTAGAAAATATAAAGCAAAAGTTGACACAAGCTGGTTTTATTGTGGATTATGTGGAAGCACGCACTCCGGAATTACAAAAAATAGAAGCCTTTGATCAGGATGTGGTGCTGTTTGTTGCCGCTAAATTGGGAACTACCAGACTGATTGATAACTTGCAGGTTAAGCATACTGCATAG
- the rapZ gene encoding RNase adapter RapZ: MKRILIVTGQSGSGKSSALQVLEDLGYYCIDNLPLALLPEIVEKLDRDNNLEQLALGVDVRSTRADLQEFDHVFEQLQKSGSVDIIYLTTQDQELISRFSASRRPHPLAGRFKSLTECIQEEKTLLLPIQLRSTVHIDTTDKSVHDLKHTLLSKLGQSDNLILILQSFGYKHGIPLDADYVFDVRHLPNPHWDLELRKYSGLDLPVQQFLLQSEQTNEMFQDIYHFLDKWLPAFAEGHRHYMTVSIGCTGGQHRSVYIVDRLKKALEEKWSIQVLHREMKHWS, translated from the coding sequence ATGAAGCGTATTTTAATCGTCACAGGACAATCTGGATCGGGAAAATCATCTGCCCTGCAGGTGCTTGAAGATTTGGGCTATTACTGTATTGATAATTTACCGCTGGCATTGCTGCCGGAAATTGTGGAAAAGCTGGATCGTGACAATAATCTTGAACAGCTGGCACTCGGCGTAGATGTACGCAGTACGCGTGCGGATTTGCAGGAATTTGATCATGTTTTTGAACAACTGCAGAAATCTGGTTCGGTGGATATCATTTATTTGACCACGCAAGATCAGGAACTGATTTCGCGTTTTAGTGCATCGCGGCGTCCGCATCCTTTAGCCGGTCGTTTTAAAAGCCTGACGGAATGTATACAGGAAGAAAAAACCTTATTGCTTCCGATACAGTTGCGTTCAACGGTACATATTGATACCACCGATAAAAGCGTACATGATCTGAAACATACCTTGTTGTCTAAACTTGGACAATCAGATAACCTCATTTTAATTTTACAATCATTTGGTTATAAACACGGTATTCCGCTTGATGCCGATTATGTCTTTGACGTACGTCATTTGCCGAATCCGCATTGGGATCTGGAATTACGCAAATATTCAGGTTTAGATTTACCTGTACAACAGTTTTTGCTACAAAGTGAACAAACCAATGAAATGTTCCAAGACATTTATCATTTTTTAGATAAGTGGTTGCCTGCCTTTGCAGAAGGGCATCGTCACTATATGACGGTATCCATTGGCTGTACCGGCGGGCAGCATCGTTCCGTATATATCGTAGATAGACTCAAAAAAGCCCTTGAGGAAAAATGGTCTATCCAAGTCCTCCACAGAGAAATGAAGCACTGGTCATGA
- a CDS encoding HPr family phosphocarrier protein, giving the protein MIDTTVDVINKLGLHARASGKLIEVTTKFRSSIQIGKGNKLVDAKNIMSLLMLGAGKGTTLRLVLEGTDEEQALSEIQALFAAKFYEAD; this is encoded by the coding sequence ATGATTGACACAACTGTTGACGTAATTAATAAACTAGGTTTACATGCGCGTGCGTCTGGAAAGCTAATCGAAGTTACCACCAAATTTCGTTCATCGATTCAAATTGGTAAAGGCAACAAATTAGTAGATGCAAAAAATATTATGTCCTTGCTGATGCTCGGTGCAGGCAAAGGCACAACTTTACGTTTAGTGCTTGAAGGTACAGATGAAGAACAGGCTTTATCTGAAATTCAGGCATTATTTGCAGCAAAATTTTACGAGGCAGATTAA
- the yjgA gene encoding ribosome biogenesis factor YjgA produces the protein MARRPNRFTEDDFESLEGRASKTEQKKAVQRMAALGEQLAQLSIKQIKNLPVEERLIDALLDVQTITSHEARRRQFQRVGKLLRNEDETMILSYLTPQQGAKKTAQLQRWVDRMIAQGDPVIKEFMKAHNAAEHHAIRQHILRIHRDIKNQVTEEELAASKLKLFNYIQQVALISDN, from the coding sequence GTGGCACGTCGACCGAACCGTTTTACTGAAGATGACTTTGAAAGTTTAGAAGGGCGGGCGAGTAAAACCGAACAGAAAAAAGCAGTTCAGCGTATGGCTGCTTTAGGTGAGCAACTGGCTCAGTTGAGTATCAAACAAATTAAAAACCTTCCGGTGGAAGAACGTTTGATTGATGCTTTACTGGATGTGCAAACCATTACTTCACATGAAGCACGTCGCCGTCAGTTTCAGCGTGTAGGAAAATTATTGCGTAATGAAGATGAAACCATGATTTTGTCTTACCTTACTCCACAGCAAGGCGCGAAAAAAACTGCGCAGTTGCAACGTTGGGTCGATCGTATGATCGCGCAAGGTGATCCGGTGATTAAAGAATTCATGAAAGCACATAATGCTGCCGAGCATCATGCGATTCGTCAGCATATTTTGCGTATCCATCGTGATATCAAAAATCAGGTGACGGAAGAAGAGCTGGCTGCATCCAAGTTAAAACTGTTCAACTATATTCAGCAAGTGGCTTTGATTTCAGATAACTGA
- a CDS encoding acyl-CoA synthetase has protein sequence MVSAYDELPRTPANFVALSPLRYLDRAAYIYPNQNAIIHGKRRITWREKYNRCRQFAHQLQKLGIGKNDTVSVLLPNVPAMIEAHFAVPMAGAVLNTLNTRLDAKTVAFMLEHAESKVLLVDPEFSQLATEALALIPQEIYVIDVADEEYEGEDTRIGQIEYEDWIAQGDTNFEWHLPTDEWDAISLSYTSGTTGNPKGVVYHHRGAYINAASNIIACGMMPRATYLWTLPLFHCNGWCFAWTMAANGGTNVCLRKVDAEQIFKLIAEHKVDYFCGAPIVLSMLINTPEEKKTQIEHRVEVMVAGAAPPAAIIEGMRNIGINVTHVYGLTETYGPSALCASQAGWSDLSIQEQAHLHSRQGVPYPLQDGMKVLDPETMHEVPHDGKTMGEIMFRGNIVMKGYLKNPEATAEAFAGGWFHTGDLAVCQPDGYAKITDRSKDVIISGGENISSLEVEEVLYQHPAVLTAAVVAKPDPRWQEVPCAFVELKQGKTATAEELIEYCKQHLARFKVPKDVVITEIPKTSTGKLQKFILRDWAKERATGEFQ, from the coding sequence ATGGTTAGCGCATATGATGAATTACCGCGTACCCCCGCAAATTTTGTAGCGTTGTCACCTTTACGCTATCTGGATCGGGCTGCTTATATTTACCCGAATCAAAATGCAATTATTCATGGTAAACGTCGTATTACCTGGCGTGAAAAATATAATCGTTGCCGCCAGTTTGCCCACCAACTCCAAAAACTCGGGATCGGTAAAAATGATACCGTTTCGGTACTGCTGCCTAATGTGCCGGCAATGATTGAAGCACATTTTGCCGTACCAATGGCAGGTGCCGTACTGAATACCTTAAATACCCGTCTGGATGCAAAAACAGTTGCCTTCATGCTGGAACACGCCGAAAGCAAGGTATTACTGGTTGACCCCGAATTCAGCCAGCTTGCTACAGAAGCCTTGGCGCTGATCCCGCAAGAAATCTATGTCATTGATGTCGCCGATGAAGAATATGAGGGTGAGGATACCCGTATTGGCCAGATTGAATATGAAGACTGGATTGCACAAGGTGATACCAATTTTGAGTGGCATTTACCCACAGATGAATGGGATGCCATCAGCTTAAGCTACACCTCGGGCACCACGGGTAACCCGAAAGGCGTGGTCTATCATCACCGGGGGGCCTACATTAATGCAGCCAGTAACATCATTGCTTGCGGCATGATGCCTCGCGCGACCTATTTATGGACCCTGCCATTGTTCCACTGCAATGGCTGGTGCTTTGCCTGGACCATGGCTGCCAATGGCGGTACCAACGTCTGCTTGCGCAAAGTTGATGCAGAACAGATTTTCAAATTGATTGCCGAACATAAAGTCGACTACTTCTGTGGCGCACCGATTGTCCTGTCGATGCTGATCAATACCCCTGAAGAGAAAAAGACCCAGATTGAGCACCGTGTTGAAGTGATGGTGGCCGGTGCCGCGCCTCCTGCGGCGATTATTGAAGGCATGCGTAATATTGGCATTAATGTCACTCACGTCTATGGTTTAACTGAAACTTACGGCCCTTCTGCACTGTGTGCATCACAAGCGGGCTGGAGCGATCTATCGATTCAGGAACAGGCACACTTGCACTCTCGTCAAGGAGTTCCATATCCACTGCAAGATGGCATGAAAGTACTTGATCCGGAGACCATGCACGAAGTGCCGCATGATGGTAAAACCATGGGCGAGATTATGTTCCGCGGCAATATCGTCATGAAAGGCTATTTAAAGAATCCGGAAGCAACCGCCGAAGCCTTTGCTGGTGGCTGGTTCCATACTGGTGACCTTGCCGTTTGCCAACCGGATGGCTATGCCAAAATTACCGACCGCTCTAAAGATGTGATTATTTCCGGCGGTGAAAATATTTCTTCACTCGAAGTGGAAGAAGTGCTGTATCAGCACCCTGCAGTCCTGACGGCAGCGGTAGTGGCAAAACCTGATCCACGCTGGCAGGAAGTTCCATGTGCCTTTGTGGAACTCAAACAAGGTAAAACTGCAACAGCTGAAGAACTGATTGAATACTGTAAACAGCATTTGGCCCGTTTTAAAGTACCGAAAGATGTGGTGATTACCGAAATTCCAAAGACATCTACAGGCAAACTGCAAAAATTCATCTTACGTGACTGGGCCAAAGAACGTGCTACAGGCGAGTTTCAGTAA